A stretch of Desulfovermiculus halophilus DSM 18834 DNA encodes these proteins:
- a CDS encoding glycosyltransferase family 39 protein, with amino-acid sequence MNISEDFKENLYLFIILISMSFSIVIQSYLNPNGFLSPDSTNYLSVAKNLLNGDGYVLGHDLRREPFAVWPVGYPTLIFIVAKISNLSVFWASKLTNILLILGILITIRKTFRRQSYLYALVLFFSSFICIYSYTWSETLFIFLLLLFCLSIYSLLKTEKPNNFNYILIFLTSISLFMSRYIGAFSFGVIAILALYYLFIENNKKRSIKLILISFGAIIVTS; translated from the coding sequence ATGAACATCAGTGAAGATTTTAAAGAAAATCTATATCTTTTCATAATTTTAATAAGTATGTCCTTTTCTATAGTTATACAATCTTATTTAAACCCTAATGGCTTTTTAAGTCCCGACTCTACGAATTATTTATCAGTAGCTAAAAATCTTTTAAATGGAGATGGCTATGTTTTAGGTCATGACTTAAGGAGAGAGCCTTTTGCTGTCTGGCCGGTAGGATATCCAACATTGATATTCATTGTGGCCAAAATTTCTAACTTATCAGTCTTTTGGGCTTCCAAGCTTACTAATATTCTCTTAATTTTAGGTATATTGATTACAATACGAAAAACATTCAGGAGACAATCTTATCTTTATGCTTTAGTTTTATTTTTTTCATCTTTTATATGTATTTACAGCTACACATGGAGTGAAACATTATTTATATTTCTTTTACTACTTTTTTGCTTGTCTATATATTCTTTACTCAAAACAGAAAAACCGAATAACTTTAATTATATACTTATTTTTTTAACATCTATATCTTTATTTATGAGTAGATATATAGGTGCATTTAGCTTTGGAGTTATAGCAATATTAGCGCTATACTATCTATTCATAGAAAATAATAAAAAAAGATCCATAAAACTAATACTTATTTCTTTTGGCGCAATTATCGTTACCAGTTGA